In Halichondria panicea chromosome 13, odHalPani1.1, whole genome shotgun sequence, one genomic interval encodes:
- the LOC135346266 gene encoding COMM domain-containing protein 3-like, which yields MELSAQVLCGLEALGALQEKTFQAILERSLQAAIQPEDKELPGQDDGVWKETTFALSTLFLESARVDTDTTTLSSVLEEGKIDSIRSKAIAASFSENKSKLRAALDRLSSDSTPHLVDAEWRLDYYIKNNHTEKVNKAEYLIQLNTESPDNTKAVQFACTQEQLQDLVTSLKDATKSLGRIAQQN from the exons ATGGAGTTGTCTGCACAAGTGTTGTGTGGTCTGGAGGCACTTGGCGCCCTGCAAGAGAAGACCTTTCAGGCTATACTAGAGCGCTCTCTTCAAGCAGCCATTCAGCCAGAGGACAAAG AGCTGCCTGGACAGGATGATGGTGTGTGGAAGGAGACTACCTTTGCCCTCTCCACTCTATTCCTAGAGTCAGCTCGTGTGGACACAGACACCACTACACTCAG TTCTGTACTGGAGGAGGGGAAGATTGATAGCATCAGATCAAAGGCCATTGCTGCATCATTCTCA GAGAACAAGAGCAAGCTACGTGCAGCTCTAGACAG gCTAAGCTCTGACTCCACCCCTCATCTAGTGGATGCTGAATGGAGACTGGACTACTACATCAAG AACAACCACACAGAGAAGGTTAACAAGGCAGAGTACCTCATACAACTAAACACAGAG agccctGACAACACTAAAGCTGTCCAGTTTGCCTGCACACAAGAGCAGCTACAG GATTTGGTGACAAGCCTCAAAGATGCTACCAAGAGCTTAGGAAGAATTGCACAGCAAAACTGA
- the LOC135346262 gene encoding protein lingerer-like isoform X1: MVAGMSVKSGEPQGGNTSSANRKIPTQTKTKAPVEALQMARILDDSRYPADLSDKIRSVLAIVPHRSEEEICIALHDTDFDPEKAISVLLDNDNHSSTGWTTSGGGRKGKKKSTLNDGIDLIVAPGDTRTQGKRKQGGTNRAAPTGTREGYGGGVSVGRGRGTSGRGRSNSAPRRDTGKRKTPTTSSSTSGSTSTVNDRRRAPKGERQARHSTKISPPTPAATGDELLWDTLPVENNRGQEVRGQEVRVDAEEWPPSWEQANKQPGVYWEDTPTLQDEGAAPDTPPVFPEAIPTSQQQPPPLSTLSEVTPTLAIADRDSTHPQSREGGRDDDSKRRKARRIARSQIPTKPVEMPGGESLDLQFGRLGIDFGGSEQQQHQHPPTAVPTNYPSHSTAVPTNYPSHSTAVPTSYESLLTYSEVHRLAEDPSVICVSSSTSTGQYRHSEQSQVDTPATSLEGPPGLKHPSSHDRSLESHDQLLMSSQDRSGESHDLSLESHDQRLPLSAPLSPQKENIEASTSEAASVLPEPIEMPSQQITSTTTGYSGSELLMSTAPAPTVTPSTTHSTAAGGKPVPPNMMYPHLMHQYPAAFMPMYPTAAGNYGDDLSRYQASVSLAAYYQSGGADPALSAAGGTPRDMYTAGGVGGDKFGRGGSEVSVTMSQSSVGQATQGVAGSGGMQPAFMNYPNMYPSSMFYPMYFSPAAAAHSMPPKPTTAGTSFPGSGSSYQGQGGGANYNYEELSSSHEYSKMYPGVGSKSTNLPKTTAGEMGLGYKQQPHYDNKGPGTSNYQQQQQQSFGAQQQQQYMQYMQAVPGGMPLPPMPVMPGGGESGRKHTSKTAGYQSNNSFWGGQSS; the protein is encoded by the exons ATGGTAGCTGGTATGAGTGTTAAGAGCGGCGAGCCACAAGGTGGCAACACATCATCAGCCAACAGGAAGATACCTACACAGACAAAGACTAAG GCCCCAGTAGAAGCCTTGCAGATGGCGCGTATATTGGATGATAGTCGATATCCAGCGGACCTGAGTGACAAGATACGCTCTGTGCTAGCGATCGTACCACATCGCTCAGAGGAGGAGATATGTATAGCGTTACATGATACGGACTTTGACCCTGAGAAAGCTATTTCAGTGTTACTGGACAATGACAATCACAGCAGTACaggg tggacAACCAGCGGAGGAGGTCGCAAAGGCAAGAAGAAGTCTACACTGAATGATGGTATTGATCTGATAGTAGCTCCTGGGGACACTAGAACACAAGGCAAGCGAAAGCAAGGAGGAACAAACAgagcag CACCCACAGGGACTCGTGAGGGCTATGGTGGTGGTGTAAGTGTTGggagggggcgtggcactaGTGGACGTGGGCGTAGCAACAGCGCCCCTCGTAGAGATACAGGCAAAAGGAAGACTCCGACCACCTCCAGCAGCACCAGTGGTAGCACCAGCACAGTCAA tgATAGGCGGAGGGCACCTAAAGGAGAGAGACAAGCACGGCACAGCACTAAGATATCACCTCCTACACCAGCGGCAACAGGag ATGAGCTGCTGTGGGATACTCTACCAGTGGAGAATAACAGAGGTcaagaggtcagaggtcaagaGGTCAGAGTGGATGCAGAGGAATGGCCACCTTCATGGGAACAAGCAAACAAG CAGCCTGGAGTGTACTGGgaggacacacccactttaCAAGATGAGGGGGCGGCACCTGACACGCCCCCAGTGTTCCCTGAGGCTATCCCCACCTCACAACAACAACCCCCTCCACTTAGCACACTCTCCGAGGTCACACCCACACTGGCGATTGCCGATAGAGACAGTACTCACCCTCAGAGCAGAGAAGGGGGGAG AGATGATGACAGTAAGAGACGTAAAGCACGAAGGATTGCACGGTCTCAGATACCAACCAAGCCAGTGGAGATGCCAGGGGGAGAGTCACTGGACCTTCAG TTTGGTAGGCTTGGTATTGACTTTGGTGGCTCTGAGCAGCAACAGCATCAGCATCCACCCACAGCAGTGCCCACCAACTATCCCAGCCACTCTACAGCAGTGCCCACCAACTATCCCAGCCACTCTACAGCAGTGCCCACCAGCTATGAGTCACTGCTCACTTACTCTGAAGTGCATAG acttgCTGAGGACCCTAGTGTGATCTGTGTGAGCAGCTCCACTAGTACTGGACAGTACAGACACTCAGAGCAGTCACAAGTGGACACACCCGCTACTAGTCTGGAGGGACCTCCTGGACTAAAACATCCATCATCACATGATAGGAGCCTCGAGTCACATGATCAGCTATTAATGTCTTCCCAGGATCGTAGTGGAGAGTCACATGACCTCAGCCTtgagtcacatgatcagcGATTGCCGCTAAGTGCCCCTCTATCTCCTCAGAAGGAGAATATCGAAGCCTCCACTTCTGAGGCAGCCAGCGTCTTACCAGAGCCAATAGAAATGCCCAGTCAGCAGATCACCTCTACA ACTACGGGTTACTCTGGTAGTGAGCTGCTCATGTCTACAGCTCCCGCCCCCACAGTCACACCTTCcactacacacagcacagcGGCTGGTGGGAAACCTGTGCCACCCAACATGATGTACCCCCACCTTATGCATCAATACCCAGCAGCCTTCATG CCAATGTACCCGACGGCTGCTGGTAACTATGGTGATGACCTCTCCCGCTACCAGGCCTCCGTCTCATTGGCTGCTTACTATCAGAGTGGCGGAGCTGACCCAGCGCTATCAGCAGCAGGAGGTACACCACGAGACATGTACACAGCAGGAGGAGTGGGAGGGGACAAGTTCGGCAGAggggggtcagaggtcagtgTCACTATGAGTCAGTCATCAGTCGGCCAAGCCACTcaag GAGTGGCTGGCAGTGGAGGGATGCAGCCTGCCTTCATGAACTACCCCAATATGTACCCCAGCTCAATGTTCTATCCGATGTACTTCTCTCCAGCAGCGGCGGCACATTCT ATGCCCCCTAAACCAACCACTGCTGGCACATCTTTCCCGGGAAGTGGGAGCAGTTATCAAGGACAAGGGGGCGGggctaactataattatgaggagtTGTCGTCATCACATGAATACTCCAAGATGTATCCTGGTGTGGGGTCAAAGTCCACCAACCTCCCTAAAACCACAGCTGGAGAGATGGGTCTTGGTTACAAGCAGCAGCCACACTATGACAACAAGGGACCTGGTACAAGCAACTACcaacagcagcagcagcaaaGCTTTGGAGCCCAACAACAAcagcagtacatgcagtacatgcaaGCT GTACCTGGAGGCATGCCTTTGCCTCCTATGCCAGTCATGCCTGGTGGGGGGGAGAGTGGGAGAAAGCACACAAGCAAGACTGCAGGCTATCAGAGTAACAACAGCTTCTGGGGAGGTCAATCCTCCTAA
- the LOC135346262 gene encoding protein lingerer-like isoform X2, producing MVAGMSVKSGEPQGGNTSSANRKIPTQTKTKAPVEALQMARILDDSRYPADLSDKIRSVLAIVPHRSEEEICIALHDTDFDPEKAISVLLDNDNHSSTGWTTSGGGRKGKKKSTLNDGIDLIVAPGDTRTQGKRKQGGTNRAAPTGTREGYGGGVSVGRGRGTSGRGRSNSAPRRDTGKRKTPTTSSSTSGSTSTVNDRRRAPKGERQARHSTKISPPTPAATGDELLWDTLPVENNRGQEVRGQEVRVDAEEWPPSWEQANKPGVYWEDTPTLQDEGAAPDTPPVFPEAIPTSQQQPPPLSTLSEVTPTLAIADRDSTHPQSREGGRDDDSKRRKARRIARSQIPTKPVEMPGGESLDLQFGRLGIDFGGSEQQQHQHPPTAVPTNYPSHSTAVPTNYPSHSTAVPTSYESLLTYSEVHRLAEDPSVICVSSSTSTGQYRHSEQSQVDTPATSLEGPPGLKHPSSHDRSLESHDQLLMSSQDRSGESHDLSLESHDQRLPLSAPLSPQKENIEASTSEAASVLPEPIEMPSQQITSTTTGYSGSELLMSTAPAPTVTPSTTHSTAAGGKPVPPNMMYPHLMHQYPAAFMPMYPTAAGNYGDDLSRYQASVSLAAYYQSGGADPALSAAGGTPRDMYTAGGVGGDKFGRGGSEVSVTMSQSSVGQATQGVAGSGGMQPAFMNYPNMYPSSMFYPMYFSPAAAAHSMPPKPTTAGTSFPGSGSSYQGQGGGANYNYEELSSSHEYSKMYPGVGSKSTNLPKTTAGEMGLGYKQQPHYDNKGPGTSNYQQQQQQSFGAQQQQQYMQYMQAVPGGMPLPPMPVMPGGGESGRKHTSKTAGYQSNNSFWGGQSS from the exons ATGGTAGCTGGTATGAGTGTTAAGAGCGGCGAGCCACAAGGTGGCAACACATCATCAGCCAACAGGAAGATACCTACACAGACAAAGACTAAG GCCCCAGTAGAAGCCTTGCAGATGGCGCGTATATTGGATGATAGTCGATATCCAGCGGACCTGAGTGACAAGATACGCTCTGTGCTAGCGATCGTACCACATCGCTCAGAGGAGGAGATATGTATAGCGTTACATGATACGGACTTTGACCCTGAGAAAGCTATTTCAGTGTTACTGGACAATGACAATCACAGCAGTACaggg tggacAACCAGCGGAGGAGGTCGCAAAGGCAAGAAGAAGTCTACACTGAATGATGGTATTGATCTGATAGTAGCTCCTGGGGACACTAGAACACAAGGCAAGCGAAAGCAAGGAGGAACAAACAgagcag CACCCACAGGGACTCGTGAGGGCTATGGTGGTGGTGTAAGTGTTGggagggggcgtggcactaGTGGACGTGGGCGTAGCAACAGCGCCCCTCGTAGAGATACAGGCAAAAGGAAGACTCCGACCACCTCCAGCAGCACCAGTGGTAGCACCAGCACAGTCAA tgATAGGCGGAGGGCACCTAAAGGAGAGAGACAAGCACGGCACAGCACTAAGATATCACCTCCTACACCAGCGGCAACAGGag ATGAGCTGCTGTGGGATACTCTACCAGTGGAGAATAACAGAGGTcaagaggtcagaggtcaagaGGTCAGAGTGGATGCAGAGGAATGGCCACCTTCATGGGAACAAGCAAACAAG CCTGGAGTGTACTGGgaggacacacccactttaCAAGATGAGGGGGCGGCACCTGACACGCCCCCAGTGTTCCCTGAGGCTATCCCCACCTCACAACAACAACCCCCTCCACTTAGCACACTCTCCGAGGTCACACCCACACTGGCGATTGCCGATAGAGACAGTACTCACCCTCAGAGCAGAGAAGGGGGGAG AGATGATGACAGTAAGAGACGTAAAGCACGAAGGATTGCACGGTCTCAGATACCAACCAAGCCAGTGGAGATGCCAGGGGGAGAGTCACTGGACCTTCAG TTTGGTAGGCTTGGTATTGACTTTGGTGGCTCTGAGCAGCAACAGCATCAGCATCCACCCACAGCAGTGCCCACCAACTATCCCAGCCACTCTACAGCAGTGCCCACCAACTATCCCAGCCACTCTACAGCAGTGCCCACCAGCTATGAGTCACTGCTCACTTACTCTGAAGTGCATAG acttgCTGAGGACCCTAGTGTGATCTGTGTGAGCAGCTCCACTAGTACTGGACAGTACAGACACTCAGAGCAGTCACAAGTGGACACACCCGCTACTAGTCTGGAGGGACCTCCTGGACTAAAACATCCATCATCACATGATAGGAGCCTCGAGTCACATGATCAGCTATTAATGTCTTCCCAGGATCGTAGTGGAGAGTCACATGACCTCAGCCTtgagtcacatgatcagcGATTGCCGCTAAGTGCCCCTCTATCTCCTCAGAAGGAGAATATCGAAGCCTCCACTTCTGAGGCAGCCAGCGTCTTACCAGAGCCAATAGAAATGCCCAGTCAGCAGATCACCTCTACA ACTACGGGTTACTCTGGTAGTGAGCTGCTCATGTCTACAGCTCCCGCCCCCACAGTCACACCTTCcactacacacagcacagcGGCTGGTGGGAAACCTGTGCCACCCAACATGATGTACCCCCACCTTATGCATCAATACCCAGCAGCCTTCATG CCAATGTACCCGACGGCTGCTGGTAACTATGGTGATGACCTCTCCCGCTACCAGGCCTCCGTCTCATTGGCTGCTTACTATCAGAGTGGCGGAGCTGACCCAGCGCTATCAGCAGCAGGAGGTACACCACGAGACATGTACACAGCAGGAGGAGTGGGAGGGGACAAGTTCGGCAGAggggggtcagaggtcagtgTCACTATGAGTCAGTCATCAGTCGGCCAAGCCACTcaag GAGTGGCTGGCAGTGGAGGGATGCAGCCTGCCTTCATGAACTACCCCAATATGTACCCCAGCTCAATGTTCTATCCGATGTACTTCTCTCCAGCAGCGGCGGCACATTCT ATGCCCCCTAAACCAACCACTGCTGGCACATCTTTCCCGGGAAGTGGGAGCAGTTATCAAGGACAAGGGGGCGGggctaactataattatgaggagtTGTCGTCATCACATGAATACTCCAAGATGTATCCTGGTGTGGGGTCAAAGTCCACCAACCTCCCTAAAACCACAGCTGGAGAGATGGGTCTTGGTTACAAGCAGCAGCCACACTATGACAACAAGGGACCTGGTACAAGCAACTACcaacagcagcagcagcaaaGCTTTGGAGCCCAACAACAAcagcagtacatgcagtacatgcaaGCT GTACCTGGAGGCATGCCTTTGCCTCCTATGCCAGTCATGCCTGGTGGGGGGGAGAGTGGGAGAAAGCACACAAGCAAGACTGCAGGCTATCAGAGTAACAACAGCTTCTGGGGAGGTCAATCCTCCTAA
- the LOC135346265 gene encoding ras-related GTP-binding protein D-like, whose product MSSYNDDEGHGTVGSFPDAYDYGPGGEEDVSGGISSESKPRIILMGLRRGGKSSIQKVVFHKLSPNETLFLESTTKVVKDDVSNSSFVQFQIWDFPGQIDFFDPAYDSEHIFGGCGALIFVIDAQDEYRNALIRLHQTVTRAYQVNPAIKFEVFIHKVDGLADERKIEAQRDIHQRATDDLADAGLDGIHLSFYLTSIYDHSIFEAFSRVVQKLIPQLPTLENLLNILISNSGIEKAFLFDMVSKIYIATDSSPVDMQSYELCCDMIDVVIDVSCIYGLSDDGEGTAFDQQSSSIIRLNNGTILYLREVNRFLSLVCLLREDVFERQGLIEYNFHCFREAIQDVFEVRRKALLSPDESSTGNTDDGH is encoded by the exons ATG tcgtccTACAATGATGATGAGGGCCATGGAACTGTGGGATCTTTCCCCGACGCTTATGA TTACGGTCCTGGTGGAGAGGAGGATGTGAgtggaggcatatccagtgAGAGCAAACCACGTATCATCTTGATGGGTTTGAGAAG gggtgGCAAGTCTTCTATTCAGAAGGTTGTGTTCCACAAGCTCTCACCAAATGAGACACTATTTCTAGAGAGTACTACTAAAGTGGTCAAAGATGATGTCAGTAACAGCTCATTCGTTCAATTTCAG ATCTGGGATTTTCCTGGTCAGATCGACTTCTTTGACCCAGCGTATGATTCAGAGCACATATTTGGAGGCTGTGGAGCTCTCATCTTTGTCATTGATGCTCAG GATGAATACAGGAATGCACTGATTAGATTGCACCAAACAGTCACCAGAGCTTACCAAGTTAACCCAGCCATCAAGTTTGAGGTGTTTATTCACAAAGTGGATGGTTTGGCAGATGAGCGAAAGATAGAAGCTCAGAGAGATATCCACCAACGTGCGACTGATGACTTGGCAGACGCTGGCTTGGATGGCATACATCTCAGCTTCTACCTCACTTCCATTTATGACCACTCCATTTTTGAG GCCTTTAGTCGAGTGGTTCAGAAGCTCATTCCTCAACTGCCGACTCTTGAGAATCTACTCAATATTCTGATATCA AACTCTGGTATTGAGAAAGCTTTCCTGTTTGACATGGTCAGCAAGATCTACATTGCCACTGACAG TTCTCCAGTGGACATGCAGTCCTATGAGCTGTGCTGTGATATGATTGATGTGGTCATTGATGtctcctgtatatatgg actatCTGATGACGGTGAGGGTACTGCTTTTGATCAGCAGTCATCTTCCATTATTCGGCTCAACAACGGCACTATTTTGTACCTAAGAGAGGTCAATAGATTCCTGTCCCTAGTGTGTCTACTAAGAGAAGATGTGTTTGAGAGACAAGGACTTATTGAGTACAACTTCCATTGCTTTAGAGAGGCCATACAAGAC GTGTTTGAGGTGCGACGGAAAGCTCTCTTGAGTCCGGATGAATCATCTACTGGGAATACAGACGATGGACACTAA
- the LOC135346264 gene encoding 227 kDa spindle- and centromere-associated protein-like, with the protein MFANVYWHILHTWYIDMSDTSWVDLLSDRPERPILVTGSTPQHGHGSETTTLRCQVASLLRDKQRLTQDALKSREMNAALSSEAQGLRDQLDESRRQSEEVCAVLEEQSQLIAELSQFQSDGANELKHCRETIHTLEETVCEKERALEGVYAHVQELRSEVHRLSTHLQASDLERLTLRNAEMSQSLASTQHTRTLLENQLLTIKQKLAEEKERSANFEMSAQQAKVALTDKQNEVEKSKVSLVVYKEAKERQVDTLRATIQSLSQKCQSLELQHQQDISQVKGQLEATTHELHSVLRQKRLIAEQVSDLEGAIVSARCQLDSRVALGNEMKALLEQRAAQIKHLQRNKLSIAMETDLLNMSRESLVGSELSMCSSGLSSVRRFSTAQAEIVHLKQRLSESRAATVRLEVTCAQLRTEGARLLGSQQALATIRQQLLTENTSLDKGQRSFKETWEREKDDMKNHVLSLRNELHQTRQLVSSREMHSVRLVSMETELNLSKQTVSSLEFELGHVTLLLDSDCVYLRETVGVVKSQVDRFKSDQVQVLEGLSLTNTVNTKRAAQIQEKEDSLSQLMAEVNLLRARKKVLGNHISTSGGGQSSLLRLKERLKKEKLQTNFVRLRLGYVLRELRLYKQLVVALEGRERELQCGFSNLQQQHLLCVDKLRTAELATTH; encoded by the exons ATGTTTGCAAATGTGTACTGGCACATACTACATACATGGTATATTGACATGAGCGACACTAGCTGGGTGGACCTTCTCTCTGATCGACCAGAGAGACCTATTCTAGTGACTGGGAGCACACCACAACACGGGCATGGCTCTGAAACTACTACCCTCAGGTGTCAAGTAGCCTCTCTACTCAGGGACAAGCAACGGCTCACACAAGATGCCCTCAAG AGTCGAGAGATGAATGCTGCATTGTCATCTGAGGCTCAAGGACTGAGAGATCAACTAGACG AGAGTCGGAGGCAGTCAGAGGAAGTATGTGCAGTATTAGAGGAACAGTCTCAACTTATAGCAGAGCTCTCCCAG TTCCAGAGTGATGGGGCTAATGAACTGAAGCACTGTCGTgagactatacacacactggaggag ACTGTGTGTGAGAAAGAGAGAGCATTAGAAGGAGTGTATGCACATGTTCAAGAGTTGAGATCTGAAGTTCACCGTCTGTCTACTCACCTACAAGCCTCAGACTTG GAGAGACTAACTCTACGCAATGCAGAGATGAGTCAAAGCCTCGCCTCCACtcaacacacacgcacactcctCGAGAACCAACTGCTCACAATCAAACAAAAACTAGCAGAAGAAAAGGAACGCTCTGCCAACTTTGAAATGTCAGCACAGCAAGCCAAA GTAGCGTTGACTGACAAACAAAATGAAGTTGAGAAGTCCAAAGTGTCTCTAGTTGTCTACAAGGAGGCCAAAGAAAGACAAGTGGATACACTCAGGGCTACCATTCAGAGCCTCTCTCAGAAATGCCAGTCACTAGAACT GCAACACCAGCAAGATATCTcccaggtcaaaggtcaactgGAGGCCACCACACATGAGTTGCACTCTGTACTGAGACAGAAGCGACTAATTGCAGAGCAAGTATCTGATTTAGAAGGGGCAATAGTTAGCGCTAGATGCCAGCTGGATAGTCGTGTTGCCCTTGGCAACGAGATGAAGGCGCTACTGGAACAAAGGGCAGCTCAAATTAAACACCTCCAGAGAAATAAGCTCTCAATCGCCATGGAAACAGATCTACTGAACATGTCAAGAGAGTCACTG GTTGGTAGTGAGTTGAGTATGTGCTCGTCAGGGCTTTCCTCCGTGAGGCGCTTCTCCACTGCACAG GCTGAGATAGTTCACTTGAAACAGAGATTGTCCGAGTCTCGTGCTGCTACTGTTAGACTAGAGGTGACCTGTGCACAGTTGAGGACAGAGGGGGCACGGTTACTAGGGTCACAACAAGCCCTAGCAACCATACGACAACAACTACTCACTGAAAACACTTCATTAgacaaaggtcaaaggtcattcaAAGAAACATGGGAGAGAGAAAAGGACGACATGAAGAATCACGTTCTGTCACTACGTAATGAGTTACATCAGACAAGGCAATTGGTGTCGTCAAGGGAGATGCATAGTGTACGCCTCGTCTCCATGGAAACAGAACTAAATCTCTCCAAACAAACA GTGTCAAGTCTTGAGTTCGAGCTAGGTCATGTGACATTATTACTGGACTCAGATTGTGTGTATCTACGTGagacagtgggtgtggtcaagagtcAAGTGGATAGGTTCAAGAGTGACCAAGTACAAGTACTGGAGGGACTGTCCCTCACAAACACTGTCAACACCAAGAGAGCTGCTCAAATACAA GAGAAGGAAGACTCTCTGTCCCAACTGATGGCAGAGGTGAACCTGCTCAGAGCTAGGAAGAAAGTGTTGGGCAATCATATCAG tacttcTGGaggaggtcagagttcactgCTACGACTAAAGGAGCGTCTGAAAAAGGAGAAACTACAAACCAACTTTGTACGCCTAAGGCTAG gttATGTTCTTCGTGAGTTGCGACTGTACAAGCAACTGGTTGTTGCTCTGGAAGGCAGAGAGAGGGAATTGCAGTGTGGCTTCAGTAACTTGCAGCAACAGCACTTGTTGTGTGTGGACAAGTTACGGACTGCAGAGCTAGCTACGACACATTGA